The stretch of DNA ACCGGTTTTTGAAAATGAAGATCCTGTATTAAATGAATATCTTAAACATCTCTGGAAAGAAGATATCGAAATTGATGTTCCGATCCTAACCGATGATTATGCTCCGGTTGATCATTATAACAGTAAAATGATTTGAGGTAGCACAGAATTGCATTTTGTGGATTATTGATATTTTTTTTCACAGATTGCAAATCTGTGCTACAAAAACTTATCCCACAACTCCAGCATTGATCAGATCATGCATATGCAGCATTCCAACAGGTTCATCTCTATCATTAACAACAGGAAGCATTGTTATTTTATTATTTTCCATTAAATTCAGGGCATCAATAGCAAGATTCTCTGATTTTATAGTTCTGGGAGATTTTGTTAAAGCTTCTGTTACCTGAATATTCAAATCAGTAAATCCTTTTGCTAGGAATCTCCTCAAATCTCCGTCAGTAACAATCCCTACTAATTTTCCGGACTCGTTGATAACATTCGTGCAACCCAATCCTTTGGAAGTCATTTCCAAGACTGCTTTGTTCATCTTATCGCTATTTTTTACAATAGGATTTTTCTCTCCGGAATGCATCAAGTCCTTAACTTTCAAGATCATCTTTTTGCCGATCGTTCCACCCGGATGGAATTGAGCGAAATCAGATTCTTTGAAATTCCTTTTTTTAAGAAGTGCAATTGCCATCGCATCTCCCATTGCCAGAGCAACAGTTGTGCTGGAAGTCGGAACCAGACCGAACGGTTCGTATTCTTTTTTGACATAACAATCGATCACAACATCTGAATTTTTTGCCAATTTTGAATCGAGATTTCCTGTCAAAGCAATGATCGGGATTTTCTTGAATTTTATATAAGGAATAATTGATATTAATTCTTCCGTATTTCCGCTGTAGGAAACTGCGATCACAACATCATTTTTCTGTAAGATCCCCAGATCACCATGAATCCCTTCGGCTGCATGCAGGAAAATCGCAGTTGTTCCGGTGCTGGATAGAGTTGCTGCGATTTTGCGAGCAATGATCCCGGTCTTCCCCATTCCGGTAACAATTACTTTTCCGGAACATTCATATAAAATCTCGATCGCTTTTTCAATCTCGTCATTAATTCGTTCCGAAGCTTCGATGATCGCTTTTGCTTCGAGGTTTAGTTCTTTTTTTATGAAATCAAAAATATTCATTATAAATACCTTATTAATAATTTGTCACATAGTTATATGAATTTGAGAAAGCATATAAAAGAAATAAGAAATGATAGCAACTGTTCCAACCATCCCA from Candidatus Cloacimonadota bacterium encodes:
- a CDS encoding KpsF/GutQ family sugar-phosphate isomerase; the protein is MNIFDFIKKELNLEAKAIIEASERINDEIEKAIEILYECSGKVIVTGMGKTGIIARKIAATLSSTGTTAIFLHAAEGIHGDLGILQKNDVVIAVSYSGNTEELISIIPYIKFKKIPIIALTGNLDSKLAKNSDVVIDCYVKKEYEPFGLVPTSSTTVALAMGDAMAIALLKKRNFKESDFAQFHPGGTIGKKMILKVKDLMHSGEKNPIVKNSDKMNKAVLEMTSKGLGCTNVINESGKLVGIVTDGDLRRFLAKGFTDLNIQVTEALTKSPRTIKSENLAIDALNLMENNKITMLPVVNDRDEPVGMLHMHDLINAGVVG